The Phaeocystidibacter marisrubri genomic interval ATTTCAAGAATTGATGGAAACGATAGACGCGATTGCTTTTCATCAATTGGATGAGAGAATGTTGAGGTATTTCAATGAGCGCATTGAGAATCAAAATGGAGATCGTGTGATTAAGGCTTCCCATCAAGAGATTGCCACAGATTTACACTCCAGTAGAGAGGTGATTAGCCGATTGCTGAAACAGATGGAGAAGGAAGGAATGGTAGCGCTAGGCCGCAACCGGGTTGAAGTGCTCTAAGGCCTCTGCGAAGCCCATGCCATCAGCAACCTGCGAAGCCCTTGCCACCAGCAAACTGCGAAGCCCTTGCCATCAGCAACCTGCGAAGCCCTTGCCACCGGCAACCTGCGAAGCCCTTGCCACCGGCAACCTGCGAAGCCCTTGCCACCAGCAACCTGCGAAGCCCTTGCCACCAGCAACCTGCGTAGCCCTTGCCACCAGCAACCTGCGAAGCCCTTGCCACCGGCAACCTGCGAAGCCCTTGCCACCGGCAACCTGCGAAGCCCTTGCCACCAGCAACCTGCGAAGCCCTTGCCACCAGCAACCTGCGTAGCCCTTGCCATCAGCAACCTGCGAAGCCCTTGCCACCGGCAACCTGCGAAGCCCCCATCCAACCAACTGTGACTCCCATCACCTTTCCCCCATTTTCAACTTCGCATCTTTGTACCATCAAAACGACAAAGTTGAACCGAGCGCCGAGCTCATCAATCAAAAAATATGAACGTAGAACAGATATATACCAATTGTCTTGCTGAAGCGGCGTACTACATTACGTCCAATGGTGAAGCAGCTGTCATTGATCCACTGCGCGAATCTGAACCTTATCTCGAGCGTCTGGAGAGGGATGGTGTGAAATTGAAATACATTTTTGAGACCCACTACCATGCTGATTTCGTTTCAGGTCACTTAGATCTTGCTAAGAAAACCGGCGCAACCATTGTATATGGCCCTAATGCAAATCCTGTATTTGAAGCGCATGAAGCAGTGGATAATGAGGAGTTCACTATTGGCGACGTGAGAATTCGAGTACTTCACACTCCGGGACACACACAAGAATCTTCCACTTTTCTTCTCATTGATGAAAACGACGAGGAACGCGCCATTTTCACTGGAGACACCTTGTTCTTGGGGGATGTTGGTCGACCAGACCTCGCCATCAAAACCGATTTGACTCAAGAGGATCTTGCAGGAATGCTCTTCGATTCTCTTCGCAATAAGATCATGACACTTCCCGATAGCATTACGGTTTACCCTGGACATGGTGCGGGATCTAGCTGTGGAAAGAACTTGAGTTCTGATACGGTAGATATATTGGGAAATCAAAAGCGAACCAACTATGCCCTTCGCGAGAGTATGACCAAGGAAGAGTTCATCAAAGAAGTAACCGAAGGTCTTGCCCCTCCTCCACAGTATTTCCCAGAAAATGCCAAAATGAACAAGTTTGGCTACGATTCTGTGGATGAAGTAATGGAAAGAGGAATGAAAGCCCTTACCCCTGCAGAGGTAGCATCAGAAATCGAAGCTGGAGCCTTGGTGCTCGACACCCGTTCAGCGGATGCCTTTGCAGCTTCACACATCCCGAACTCGATGTTCATTGGCATTGATGGCAACTTCGCCATGTGGGTCGGAGCATTGATCACCAACCTCAAGCGCCGCATTGTCTTCTTGGCACCAGAAGGTCGCGAAGAAGAAGTGGTACGTCGACTTGCACGTGTGGGATACGACCATGCGGTGGGATACCTCAAAGGCGGGATGGAAGCTTGGACAGCGGCTGGCAAAGAAGATGCTAGCACAAAGTCTATTTCTGCCGTCACCTTTGAAGAGCGTTATGCAAAGGGTGAAACCAATGTTGTGGATGTTCGCAAAGAGGGAGAATACAACCGTCGACATATAGAAGGTGCACAATTGTGGCCATTAGACGACATTCTTCGTGAAATGGGAACTCTTGACAGAGAAAAACAAATGTTTGTACACTGTGCAGGTGGTTACCGATCTATGATTGCAATGAGCATGTTAGAAGCGGAAGGTTACACCAACCTGACCAATGTTGAAGGTGGATTCAAAGCAATTGAAGCGCTCAACCATGTTCCGTTGACAGATGAAGTTACGTGCGCAAGCACTGCACAATAGAGAGAGAGGTAAGTAGTGTGATTTTCAGAGAAGAGTTCAGAAATGAGCTCTTCTCTCTTTTTAGAACAATGCGTCGATCAGATCACCAGCAACTACGGAATGTTCTCCCCTCCTGGCTGCCACTTCTTCTCCTGCACAACCGTGCAACCAAACCCCATAACGCGCAGCGCGTATTGGAGTAATTCCCTGCGCCAATAATCCCGCGATAATTCCAGTAAGTACATCTCCTGTACCACCACTTGCCATGGCTGGATGTCCGGTTGAATTGAAATACACATTCCCGTCCGAATCGCAAACCGCCGTGTACGCCCCTTTTAATACAACGATGCACTTCTTGTCTCCTGCCCACGCACTCGCCTCTTGAAGCAGCTCTAAAGGAGACTCTACTTCCCTACCAAGCATTCGTTCAAACTCTCCCTTATGTGGTGTTAAAATGGCGTTTTGAGGAATGAGATGCCAGGCCTGTGAAGTTCCGATTAAATGGAGGGCATCGGCATCCAATACCACAGGAAGTTCAATTTCAGATAGGAGTTTTTCCAGTCCCTTAAAAACGGAATGCTCTCTTCCAAGACCTGGTCCTATTCCGATGGCAGAAATACGGGAAGATACGGGAACATTGCTCACAGAGCGCTCAGAATGATCGGTCTGAACCATGGCTTCAGGAGCAGAAATTTGAAGTACATCTCGTCCGCATGAAGGAACATGTGCGGTTACCAAACCCGCACCACTTCTGAGTGCAGCCTTAGTAGCAAGGACGGCTGCGCCCATCATACCTTCATGTCCACCAACAATTAATGCATGTCCGTAATCGCCTTTATGCGAAAAGACTTTACGCATGGGACGAAAGCTCTCTACCTCCTCATCCATGGTCAGGAAATAAGTAGAATGCTCCTCTTCCATGGCCAGTTCATCCAGGCCAATATCGAGTACATGTACATCTCCAGTATAATCGCCCATGTCTGGTAAAAGGAAGCTCAATTTGGGAAACTGGAAAGTAAGGGTGTGAGATGCTCGAACGGCGGTATTCCAATTTACGGTCGTAAAATCAGCCGGAATTCCAGTGGGGATATCAATACTTATGACATGATCGTACCCTTCCTCAATTCCCTTAACCACATCTCGAATGATACCGCGCAAGGGTTTATCCAACCCAATACCTAAGATGGCATCAATGGCGATGGAATTCTCATTCACTCGAGGCATTTCCTTGAGTCCATTGATGTAATGAACATTTAACTCCACTTCATCCAAACGACTCAAATTGTGATCGAACTCAGCGGAACCTTTGCTTCGGTGAGCTACAATAAAAGGCCTGCAGTTGTATCCAGCGTTATTGAGAAGTCGGGCTAAAGCGAGACCATCGCCACCGTTGTTTCCCATCCCACAGAAAATGTGAAACTCAACGTCCTTTTCGTAATAGTCTTCAATCCAATCCACGCAAGCAAGCGCTGCGCGTTCCATCAATTGAATAGAAGAAATAGGCTCTCTTTCTATAGTAGCGGCGTCAATTCGCTTGATTTGCTCGGCTGAGAATAGCTTCATGAATGGTTTGTACTTGTGGAATTAGCGTTGAATTACCATCGTTCAAGATAATGAAATCAGCGAGCTTCGACTTATGCTCGTCCGACCATTGTGATCGCATTCTGGCAACCACACTTTGTTCGTCCACGCCATCTCTATTCATTA includes:
- a CDS encoding MBL fold metallo-hydrolase, with amino-acid sequence MNVEQIYTNCLAEAAYYITSNGEAAVIDPLRESEPYLERLERDGVKLKYIFETHYHADFVSGHLDLAKKTGATIVYGPNANPVFEAHEAVDNEEFTIGDVRIRVLHTPGHTQESSTFLLIDENDEERAIFTGDTLFLGDVGRPDLAIKTDLTQEDLAGMLFDSLRNKIMTLPDSITVYPGHGAGSSCGKNLSSDTVDILGNQKRTNYALRESMTKEEFIKEVTEGLAPPPQYFPENAKMNKFGYDSVDEVMERGMKALTPAEVASEIEAGALVLDTRSADAFAASHIPNSMFIGIDGNFAMWVGALITNLKRRIVFLAPEGREEEVVRRLARVGYDHAVGYLKGGMEAWTAAGKEDASTKSISAVTFEERYAKGETNVVDVRKEGEYNRRHIEGAQLWPLDDILREMGTLDREKQMFVHCAGGYRSMIAMSMLEAEGYTNLTNVEGGFKAIEALNHVPLTDEVTCASTAQ
- a CDS encoding NAD(P)H-hydrate dehydratase, giving the protein MKLFSAEQIKRIDAATIEREPISSIQLMERAALACVDWIEDYYEKDVEFHIFCGMGNNGGDGLALARLLNNAGYNCRPFIVAHRSKGSAEFDHNLSRLDEVELNVHYINGLKEMPRVNENSIAIDAILGIGLDKPLRGIIRDVVKGIEEGYDHVISIDIPTGIPADFTTVNWNTAVRASHTLTFQFPKLSFLLPDMGDYTGDVHVLDIGLDELAMEEEHSTYFLTMDEEVESFRPMRKVFSHKGDYGHALIVGGHEGMMGAAVLATKAALRSGAGLVTAHVPSCGRDVLQISAPEAMVQTDHSERSVSNVPVSSRISAIGIGPGLGREHSVFKGLEKLLSEIELPVVLDADALHLIGTSQAWHLIPQNAILTPHKGEFERMLGREVESPLELLQEASAWAGDKKCIVVLKGAYTAVCDSDGNVYFNSTGHPAMASGGTGDVLTGIIAGLLAQGITPIRAARYGVWLHGCAGEEVAARRGEHSVVAGDLIDALF